Proteins encoded by one window of Micromonospora coxensis:
- the rsmD gene encoding 16S rRNA (guanine(966)-N(2))-methyltransferase RsmD, with amino-acid sequence MTRIVAGTLGGRRIAAPPGAGTRPTSDRVREALFSAVQAEVDLVGARVADLYAGSGAVGLEALSRGAGHVLLVESDPRAARVIRENVATLRAAPAARLVTGKVAGVLAAGPGGEPYDVVFADPPYALPDAEVTAMLAALVAHDWLAPDALVVVERSSRTGPVTWVEGVTGERSRRYGETTLWYGRRS; translated from the coding sequence GTGACCCGGATCGTGGCCGGCACGCTCGGCGGGCGGCGGATCGCCGCGCCACCCGGCGCCGGCACCCGACCCACCTCCGACCGGGTGCGGGAGGCGTTGTTCAGCGCGGTGCAGGCCGAGGTCGACCTCGTCGGCGCGCGCGTCGCCGACCTGTACGCCGGCTCCGGCGCCGTCGGCCTGGAGGCGCTCTCCCGGGGCGCCGGCCACGTGCTGCTGGTCGAGTCCGATCCGCGCGCCGCCCGGGTGATCCGGGAGAACGTGGCCACGCTGCGGGCCGCGCCGGCCGCCCGGCTGGTCACCGGCAAGGTGGCCGGGGTGCTCGCGGCCGGCCCCGGCGGCGAGCCGTACGACGTGGTCTTCGCCGACCCGCCGTACGCGCTGCCCGACGCCGAGGTCACCGCGATGCTGGCCGCGCTGGTCGCGCACGACTGGCTGGCCCCGGACGCCCTGGTGGTGGTGGAGCGGTCCAGCCGCACCGGACCGGTCACCTGGGTGGAAGGCGTCACCGGCGAGCGCAGTCGCCGCTACGGCGAGACCACCCTTTGGTACGGTCGCCGATCATGA
- the coaD gene encoding pantetheine-phosphate adenylyltransferase — MRRAVCPGSFDPVTNGHLDIIGRASRLFDEVIVGVLVNQSKSGLFTVEERIDMLREVTSSYDNVRVESFRGLLVDFCRAQEASVLIKGLRAVSDFDYELQMAQMNIGLAGVETLFMPTNPLYSFLSSSLIKDVAKWGGDISAHVPDRVREALQARIGPASRG; from the coding sequence ATGAGACGTGCGGTGTGTCCCGGCTCGTTCGACCCGGTCACCAACGGACACCTCGACATCATCGGACGGGCCAGCCGGCTCTTCGACGAGGTGATCGTCGGCGTGCTGGTCAACCAGTCGAAGAGCGGCCTGTTCACCGTCGAGGAGCGGATCGACATGCTCCGCGAGGTGACCTCCTCGTACGACAACGTCCGGGTCGAGTCCTTCCGTGGCCTGCTGGTCGACTTCTGCCGGGCGCAGGAGGCGAGCGTGCTGATCAAGGGCCTGCGGGCGGTCAGCGACTTCGACTACGAGCTGCAGATGGCGCAGATGAACATCGGCCTGGCCGGGGTCGAGACGCTCTTCATGCCCACCAACCCGCTCTACTCCTTCCTCTCCTCCAGCCTGATCAAGGACGTGGCGAAGTGGGGTGGGGACATCTCCGCGCACGTGCCGGACCGGGTCCGCGAGGCGCTCCAGGCGCGCATCGGCCCGGCGTCGCGCGGCTGA
- a CDS encoding SPFH domain-containing protein has translation MDPLDRIDELIAMVEQARSVPMSRNNCMVDRGEMIAALDELRAELPADLRRAAALLEERDKIMEAGKREADRIISEGEAEHARLVSVNEITVSAEHEGARIIAEARAEAQRLRDEVDDYVDTALANFEQFLTRALASIERGRDKMHALREIGTFAGDEAERPLPF, from the coding sequence GTGGACCCGCTCGATCGCATCGACGAACTGATCGCCATGGTGGAGCAGGCCCGCTCCGTACCGATGTCGCGCAACAACTGCATGGTCGACCGGGGCGAGATGATCGCGGCCCTGGACGAGTTGCGCGCCGAGCTCCCCGCCGACCTGCGCCGGGCCGCCGCCCTCCTGGAGGAGCGCGACAAGATCATGGAGGCCGGCAAGCGGGAGGCCGACCGGATCATCAGCGAGGGTGAGGCGGAACACGCCCGGCTGGTCTCGGTGAACGAGATCACGGTCTCCGCCGAGCACGAGGGCGCCCGGATCATCGCCGAGGCCCGGGCCGAGGCGCAGCGGCTGCGCGACGAGGTCGACGACTACGTAGACACCGCGCTGGCCAACTTCGAGCAGTTCCTGACCCGGGCGTTGGCCTCGATAGAGCGTGGCCGGGACAAGATGCACGCGCTGCGTGAGATCGGCACCTTCGCCGGGGACGAGGCGGAGCGCCCGCTACCCTTCTGA